TGTttaacttattttttatttttgttgcATATCTGTTTGTtctaaaaaattcattattaaacatatttttattactattataatttctaaggttaacaaaaaaatacggttttttatttattcttttGTACCCATTGCTATAATTTAGGGAAATcgcaaaaaaaacaaaagcacaaatataaatcacATTCACCATTTTGATGGAAATGAcaatactttttttttcacagTGTATGCATCCATACACATATGTATAGCCCCTACTTACATATAccaatattaataatttctaATTGAAgtatatccatttttttacatttatttttatatattaatactCTTTTTATCCATTTCATGGTACTATATACgcttatattcattttaaaaCAAGACAAAAACAATCACATAAAAAAGCTACTAACGAGTATAAACTAAAGTTTCTTATTTTGtttcttcatatttttctgggtttcaaataatatttggGTTTGTAATATTCCCTTTTTAGGCTTCACTgaataaacataaatataatttatccCTAAAGATTCGCTATCTGCTTTTTCTAATacacttttttatttaatagtgcaaataattttaatttaatttctatttttatcatgTAATATACCCTTATactatgtgtatatatttacatatgcatataacttaaaataaaatttcttCCTACATTGAATTCTCCATATATTAACAACCtcccaaaaaaaatatatatattactatatatacaatttttatttttaacttttttgTATCTTTTTAGTGCCATTAAAAATTGATCGcacttttttataattgcTAATTATGAATCAAAGATTATCTTATACTGtttaaatcatttatttttttgtaaaaataaattaatacttttcatttaatttactatttaaaatttttttttaaaatcctttatttacattacgcatatatataatcagGGGCTTAATTTTTTCGGAGAAAATTATTCcctttattttcaaaatataaattgaaaaaaaattgatgaaAAGTGTGTAAATTTAAATAGGATAagattaattatatttaaaaaagtgTATGTTAAAGTTGAAGAGTCCAATAACATGCTATTTTAATGTTTCTTTTGGCTAACATATGCAAATCTTAAATGACCCAACGTGTACGATTTTATACCTAGTTTGTCTACCTTTTTCAGTTgctaatttaattaattaattaattaattttaaaatcttttattgataaataaataaatatatatatatatatatatatatatatataactgtGTTCATTGATATTCTTGTTTAATCttaaatatggaaaaataagaataatCGCTCATTGCccaattcatatatttgtgtAACCTCGCCCCATAAAATCGCATTTTCTCACATTAAATATAagctaataaaaaatatatattgtatacaTGTATGcaacttatttttatattaattccCTAGTAATTTTTGTGAAAAGAAAGAATATTCCTATAGTTTTTTAACAGAAATTAAAACACATTGGtagcatataaaaaaaagtggaaaaatatatacaaatgtAATGAGGCTAAAGTTATTTCACTTTCTTTAGTTCgagttatttttttttctattttatattgatttaaaagataaattataataatattgaaaatgataCCAATAACACAGTGATACATTATGTGTAAATAAATCCGtgctatttttattttttttatttatttaaatctgcattatattttacacTTATGTAAAAACCGTGTTAATGTGCTTCtcctttttaaaaatatatataataaaaagggGAAAACTGAAAATACggaaaaatgtaaaaatcaaattataagaaaatatgaaagtagtttttttttataattgcATATACAATATGTCAtagcaaaaaataataaattttatataaatgaggtattatatatgcttaAAATTTCCAGTGCtttaatagtaaaaaaaaaaatttagcatttaaaatatttgaaatattacatcattttaacaaattataaaattgtagGCATTAAAACTTATTACCAAATACGAACAGAacgtttttttataatgtgaatgatatgatatatttggtatatccattatatatatgcaaactTAATTGAGTATAGggattttttaaaaatttcaccttaattttaatgtttAAAAAAGCAAAGAAAAACGAagataatttttctaatataATTTCACATCTAAGTTTATCCTATTTTAATAGTTATATAAATTCcactatatatttatttagaTAGTTTTATCTGATTTTCTCAATTTACaatttcatatttaatattatattttacacCTATGGATACATTAATCGGTTTAAAGGGAAAGgatttcataattttagGAGCAGATACTTATAGCATTAAttcaattataaaattaaaaaatgacgataaaacaaaattttatgatataaatggaaataaatgCTTATTATTAGGAGGCTCAATTGGTGATAGAATACAATTTGGAGAGTTTATTAGAAAGAATGTTCACTTATATCAATATCAAAATTCTACTTCTTTATATGTTAAATCTTTTGCTTATTTCACAAGAAAAAATCTAGCCTATTATTTGAGGAGAAATCCATATGAAGTAAATTGCTTGATAGCTGGATATGATGATGTATAGATATAAAACactgaaaaaaataaacaactataatttcttttattattgtttagttccatcatatttataatataaaaactatTTATTCTAAACTTATACATATGTGTATGTGTACAaagatatttatattcacataataaaaaatagcatTTATGTGTGTACgtattattatcaatatatGCATGCTTGTATGAACAACAATAcatcaatatatttttttatccaaTTACAGAAGGATGGATATCAACTATACTGGTGTGATTATTTAAGTAACATGGATGCTATAAATAAAGGTGCTCATGGATATGGAGCTTATTTAGTTAACGCCATATTGgataaatattatcatgAAAACATGAATTTAGAAGAGGCAttagttatttttaaaaaatgttttgaagaactaaaaaaaagattTCTTCTTACCCAAATTAATTACGAATTAAGAATCATgtcaaataataaaatagaaacACAATACGTTaacatttaaatttaataaaagggaaaaattataaaaattccCCCATCccttttttatgtataaataaactgttttttctttgcatatgcaaaaaacatatagaaagtttttcatttttacatgtttaccatttttatcccataaaatataaacacaTATAATTGTGTTCAAgaatacaaattatttaacatgcatatatgatattgtggtaattatgcatatatacaaaacTCTTTTCCTACATTTTAAAACTTTAAAGCCTTTTAGCTTATTCTAAAATTATTCCAATGTATATTTGATAGCTGtcttataataatatatgcatagtCATAAATCATGAAATGTGCTtcttttcaaaaaaaaaatacttattcatttaaaatcattttcatttgttatgtttaaatttaatagtGTTTCCTAGTTCTTATAATATACTCTCACatatgtattaatatatttatacaagAAAACTTTCTACCCctttacatatttattgcTATTCCTTGTGGTAATCGGGTTTGTTTAGTCACCTTTTGATAAATACTCCGAGTAATAgacatgtatatatagttaTTCTTCCAAATTCAATTCAATATTCTCAACAAATGAATTTACTAAAATGCTGAACTATTtgaatattgaaaaaaaacataaccCATAATACAATTCTATAAATGCATAGTAGTAActatattaatgaaattatATGTTCGTTATTTTTCctcttttttaaattatacaataataattttatcatatgaaatattaatatcaattatatattagaactaattaaacataaaaatatatagcatTCAATTGTATATGCTTCATATATGTAAACAAAATTGCAACAGTTgcaattataatatttgtttaattaaTGTAATAGCTTTTTATATAAgcatgaaaaatataaattatatacacataaaaatacttaaaatgctttaattttttgaatgaATAAGtcaattaaaattttcattatataatactatatataatttcttttttatgcaTTCTTTATACATATCCCAAATAATagcaaaattatatatagaattAGTGTTGTAACATAAATATCAATGAGATATAATTCGcagatttatttttgaattacagtgttattttatatttcaatttttttgccaacaattcaaaaaaaaaataactgcattttattttggtatagacttttttttcgatttaTATAgccaaaaaaaacattcatatattaaatttaatttaatttaatttaagagtgatttattttatcttattttatgcgcattttttaatgctATTTTTCCAATGtcgaaataaatatttttaaatatatttttaatatatatatatatatatataacccattcttatgaaaataaaaaaagtaataaatacaggacaattattttttcaaaatatagaatTGGAGAATATATCCATGAATATAACATCATAATATGAAGATTTAAATTCGGAGATTATTGTATTCGCAAAAATTCggattgtatatatatgcgatatatgcatataaacaCTTTTGAAACAACCAAATATTTGTACAATTATCACTATTTCAAAagaaacatattttttgaagaCGATGGAATTTGAGGGAAGCAACTATTTTCGATTCAGATTAGCTTTGAGTTTAATCAGCGGAAAGGCAAtaacaattaaaaatattagaaaaaaaaattcacacaaaaaaataaataaaggcGAAGAAATTGatgataatgaaataaatgaagGGCTACAAGAATATGAAGCCAAAATTTTAAAGCTTATAGATAAGCTATGTGATGatactattattaaaattaatgaaaatggagatgaattatattttaaaccAGGGTTTTTAATAGGTAATGTAAATGATGAAGTTAAAATAAGTGActtaaataatacatttcATTGTGGTAATGAAAGAAGTATAAGCTATTTTTTAGAGTTTTTAATTATGATTgttccattttttaaaaacccagtaaaattattattaaaaggCATAACAGACGATCAAATAGATAGAACCGTTTATACATGCAAAATAGTTtgtgaaaatttttttaaaacctttttaaatgtaaatgatgactttttaaatattacaattttaaaaagagGCACAAAGTTAGACGCTACAGGTGaagtttcattttttatgaataatttaaaaatgattaaTTCTTTCGATATGCATGATGCTGGAttagttaaaaaaatcacGGGAACTATTGTTTGTAACAAAATATCTATGATTTTtcgaaataaaattgtaaattgtgcaaaaaaaaatctaCATAATTTTACCCCATATGTTAGTATTGAAGtagaaaaggaaaaaaaaaacaattatactaataaaaacaattcccaaaataattttatgtcTTTATCTTTGTTTGcacaaacaaaaaataaatgtatttatGGCACAGATCTTTATGTTGACAAATTTATGCTCCAGCACGTTAAGGATATGTTAAGTTGTCGAACTGAGGATAGTCTACCTATGCATCTTGGAGGAAATAAATGGGATAAAGGGGAAATGGACgaaaatgatgaagaaaaagaagagGAAAATATAGATGATCATAATGATAAAGAAGAAGAAGATGAGGGAGAAAAGAACGGAATAAGCCTAGGGAACAAAACAAAGCAccaattaaataatagaGGTAATTCTCCTTTTAAAGATGAAAACAAAGAGACGAATAATATTAGCAATATTGATGCCTCAAAAGATGCGCTAAAAACATTGCATGATGCTGATATATACGAAAGACTAgggttttttatttccctAAAATTAATGAACGAAATAAAAGGATTATCATCCATAGATTCAAGCTATCAGTGGCTACCTTTGCTTTATATGGCATTGGCAAATGATACAGCCGTTTCAAAAATCTCACTAAGTGCTTTAAAACCTTACTCTATTGTTCTTATTCGCCTTTTAAGAGACTTTTTCAGTGTAGTTTTTGATATACAAAAAGTGGAAAAATCTCAAATTGAATATTCATATCTTATAAAATGTGTTGGTATAGATTATCGTAACTTTTCGAAAAAAACGTTCTAGTTTAATAAATGAGCATATTTCTATCCAAAAACTATCATACAATAATATGGCTAATTCCACAAAgggtaatatatatatatacaacatacataaaaataaaaaaaaacatacaTTGTGTTTTTTGCCAATTTGCTGActttttttgtgtttatataattttacgACATAGTTTACACTcatatcatattttattttcgttatgttttattttcattgtattttgttttaagtGCATTAtcttataaaatatgcacaTAATGCATGTTacatttgttttaattttttattaattttgttatgctcactttttattttataaattatattcatacaTCAACGTTGGCATGTGGCAATAAgcatacatatttatatatatgcataacatatgcaattttaaaaactttttaaataaatttttaagaGACTAATTCTGATTATTAAAAGATTTCCTTAGATTTTAACTTATAGACCTTTCCTGTTTTAAAATCATTTAAGCACAAAGTGGctgtattttttaaaaattgagaaaatatgaaaagaaaaatatattttttaaatcgtCATACAATTCATATGcctataaaaattatattctcgaaattat
This DNA window, taken from Plasmodium berghei ANKA genome assembly, chromosome: 13, encodes the following:
- a CDS encoding proteasome subunit beta type-2, putative, which produces MDTLIGLKGKDFIILGADTYSINSIIKLKNDDKTKFYDINGNKCLLLGGSIGDRIQFGEFIRKNVHLYQYQNSTSLYVKSFAYFTRKNLAYYLRRNPYEVNCLIAGYDDKDGYQLYWCDYLSNMDAINKGAHGYGAYLVNAILDKYYHENMNLEEALVIFKKCFEELKKRFLLTQINYELRIMSNNKIETQYVNI
- a CDS encoding RNA 3'-terminal phosphate cyclase-like protein, putative → MEFEGSNYFRFRLALSLISGKAITIKNIRKKNSHKKINKGEEIDDNEINEGLQEYEAKILKLIDKLCDDTIIKINENGDELYFKPGFLIGNVNDEVKISDLNNTFHCGNERSISYFLEFLIMIVPFFKNPVKLLLKGITDDQIDRTVYTCKIVCENFFKTFLNVNDDFLNITILKRGTKLDATGEVSFFMNNLKMINSFDMHDAGLVKKITGTIVCNKISMIFRNKIVNCAKKNLHNFTPYVSIEVEKEKKNNYTNKNNSQNNFMSLSLFAQTKNKCIYGTDLYVDKFMLQHVKDMLSCRTEDSLPMHLGGNKWDKGEMDENDEEKEEENIDDHNDKEEEDEGEKNGISLGNKTKHQLNNRGNSPFKDENKETNNISNIDASKDALKTLHDADIYERLGFFISLKLMNEIKGLSSIDSSYQWLPLLYMALANDTAVSKISLSALKPYSIVLIRLLRDFFSVVFDIQKVEKSQIEYSYLIKCVGIDYRNFSKKTF